Below is a genomic region from Streptococcus salivarius.
GACTTTCCTTGTCGTGACTAACAACTATCGTGCGACTGGTAACTTCCCTGGTGTTAAAGATGCTGCAGAAAAACGCCTCCTCAATCTTGAGAATCGTCAGGCCATCATTGACTATATTGTCAGCGAGAAAACGATTAATCCGAGTGCCGATGGAAATTGGAGTTTCGTCCCTAATATCACGAATGCAGATATCCGTTTTGCTTCATCTGACAATGCGCGTGCCCACCTTGCTGGTCAGGATGCCATTAGTTATGTAGGACCATCAACACAAGCCGGATTTGCAGAGTACCGCTTGATTGTTAAGGAAAAGGCAAATCAAGTTGAGGATACGACTAAGAAAGAATCTGAGAAGTCACCAAAAGGTGTTGAGACAGCAGACCAAACTAAGCGTGAGACACCAAAAGCTACTGTAGGTGCTAGCGTGGCTAAACCTGTTCCAGCTATCCAGTTGTCAAACGCTCAAGTTGTTATCTTGCCTCAAGCTCAAGTACAAGAAACTCAAGGTCCAAGCTCAGTTAAGGCCTTGCCAAACACTGGTTCAGATGAATCTGTGTCAGCAACTTTAGCTGGTCTGGTTCTTGTGACCTTGGCTGGATTCTTTGGAATCAAAAAACACGAAGAAAATTAAGCAAGAGAAAAAGCCCTGATATGGGCTTTTTTGCTCTAGTTTTAGCGTTGGTTAAAGTTCTTTTGTGCTTCTAGGATAATAGGTGCTAGACGTTCGATATCGGACTGTGTGCCACGTAGCTCGAAGTCTCCCAACATTGGGAAGTCAAAACGTTGACTGTACTGTTTGGCGGTTAGGCAGTACTGGTTATTGAAGTTACGGTTGCCAGAACCGATGATACCAAAGCAACGTTCGTGATTGTTATGGGCTGCGATAAAGTCACCCAGTGGATTGGTTAGGATCTCAATATCTCCATTGTCAACGCCATTTCCTCCTTCAAGGTAGGTTGGCAAGAGTGCGACAAAGGGTTCATCTACTTGGAAGGTTTCATGATTAAGTTCTTTAATATTGATTTGGCGACATTCAATCCCGTGGTTGAGGGATAGATAGTCAGACATACGTTTGACAAAGCTTTGGGTATTACCGCTTAGACTAATATAAACGAGGGTAAGTTGAGACATAAGCGTCCTCTTTCTATCTATATCTTGTGTTTGTTCAATCATTCTAACACAAGATATTGTGCTTTTCAAGTTAGCTCCTTGCGCTTAAGAATTGCCTATCTAGCTCTTTTTCTTTACTTGTAAAAGTGATAAAATAAAGGTTATTAAAAGAAGCGAAGGAAGAAATCATGGCTAAAGATAAAAATGTAACAGGAGAAGAAATTTTAGACATTTGCTCGGCCTACATGTCAGCAGATGATTTGAAATTAGTTGAAAAAGCCTGGCATTATGCAACAGATGCTCATAGTGGGCAATTTCGTCAGTCAGGAGAACCTTATATTATTCACCCTATTCAAGTGGCAAGTATCCTGGCAGATCTCCATCTTGATGCAGTGACAGTAGCCTGTGGTTTCTTACACGATGTCGTTGAAGACACCGAAAAAACGCTCGATGATTTGGAAGCGGATTTTGGTACGGATGTACGAAATATCGTGGACGGTGTTACTAAGCTTGGTAAGGTTGAGTACAAGTCCCACGAGGAGCAGTTGGCTGAAAATCACCGTAAGATGCTTATGGCCATGTCTAAGGATATCCGTGTCATCTTGGTTAAATTGGCCGATCGTTTGCACAATATGCGTACCCTTAAGCATCTTCGTAAGGATAAGCAAGAGCGCATTTCTCGTGAAACTATGGAAATCTATGCTCCTTTGGCCCACCGTCTGGGTATTAGTCGTATCAAATGGGAATTGGAAGACATGTCCTTCCGTTACCTTAATGAGGTGGAATTCTACAAGATTTCTCACATGATGAAGGAAAAACGTCGTGAGCGTGAGGAACTTGTGGACGAGATTGTCGATAAAATTAAGACCTATACAGCTGAACAAGGACTTGTTGGTGATGTTTATGGTCGTCCAAAGCACATCTACTCTATTTATCGTAAGATGCGCGACAAGAAAAAGCGCTTTGATCAAATCTATGATTTGATTGCCATCCGTTGTGTTATGGAGACGCATAGTGATGTTTACGCCATGTTGGGATACATCCATGAACTCTGGCGTCCGATGCCTGGCCGTTTTAAAGACTATATTGCCAATCCTAAATCCAATGGTTACCAGTCTATCCATACAACGGTTTATGGGCCAAAAGGGCCTATTGAAATTCAAATCCGTACCAAGGAAATGCACCAAGTTGCCGAATATGGGGTTGCAGCTCACTGGGCTTACAAGAAAGGTATCAAGGGCAAGGTAGATTCGAAAGAGTCTGCTTTGGGAATGAACTGGATTAAAGATCTTGTTGAACTTCAAGACGCCTCAAATGGTGATGCTATGGGGTTTGTTGACTCTGTTAAAGAGGATATCTTCTCGGAGCGTATTTATGTCTTTACGCCAAATGGTGCTGTTCAGGAATTGCCTAAAGATTCAGGACCTATTGACTTTGCCTATGCCATCCATACCCAAGTTGGTGAG
It encodes:
- the nrdI gene encoding class Ib ribonucleoside-diphosphate reductase assembly flavoprotein NrdI; protein product: MSQLTLVYISLSGNTQSFVKRMSDYLSLNHGIECRQINIKELNHETFQVDEPFVALLPTYLEGGNGVDNGDIEILTNPLGDFIAAHNNHERCFGIIGSGNRNFNNQYCLTAKQYSQRFDFPMLGDFELRGTQSDIERLAPIILEAQKNFNQR
- a CDS encoding RelA/SpoT family protein, whose amino-acid sequence is MAKDKNVTGEEILDICSAYMSADDLKLVEKAWHYATDAHSGQFRQSGEPYIIHPIQVASILADLHLDAVTVACGFLHDVVEDTEKTLDDLEADFGTDVRNIVDGVTKLGKVEYKSHEEQLAENHRKMLMAMSKDIRVILVKLADRLHNMRTLKHLRKDKQERISRETMEIYAPLAHRLGISRIKWELEDMSFRYLNEVEFYKISHMMKEKRREREELVDEIVDKIKTYTAEQGLVGDVYGRPKHIYSIYRKMRDKKKRFDQIYDLIAIRCVMETHSDVYAMLGYIHELWRPMPGRFKDYIANPKSNGYQSIHTTVYGPKGPIEIQIRTKEMHQVAEYGVAAHWAYKKGIKGKVDSKESALGMNWIKDLVELQDASNGDAMGFVDSVKEDIFSERIYVFTPNGAVQELPKDSGPIDFAYAIHTQVGEKATGAKVNGRMVPLTAKLKTGDVVEIVTNANSFGPSRDWIKMVKTTKARNKIRQFFKNQDKEASITKGRELLIAYFQEHGYIANKYLDKKHIEEILPRMSVRSEEALYAAVGFGEISAAAVFNRLTEKERREEERAKAKAEAEELMNGGEVKTEKKEVLKVKSENGVIIQGASGLLMRIAKCCNPVPGDEIEGYITKGRGIAIHRSDCNNIKSQEGYEQRLIEVEWDERNANKSYLAEIDIYGLNRSGLLNDVLQILSNTTKSIATVNAQPTKDMKFANIHVSFEIANLIELTGLVDKIKIIPDVYSVKRTNG